The following are encoded together in the Hemicordylus capensis ecotype Gifberg chromosome 4, rHemCap1.1.pri, whole genome shotgun sequence genome:
- the CIDEA gene encoding cell death activator CIDE-A — translation MIQESQQSGWLRDPMAVESARDYTVVLFRSLASLGSSVASVTRQALFAPLPPVARPFHVCTHDRSNRRGVVASTLQELISKTLDALMITAGLITLVLEEDGTVVDTEDFFQSLEENTCLMVLKRGQKWKPGPNYGIITVQQPKKMGVANITLDLYKLNPKDFIGCLNIKATFYEIYSVSYDIKCMQAKTVLRKILRFLSHVAQITGQLLLYTGTCVLQLMGDYEEDELLADEKHYAK, via the exons ATGATTCAGGAGAGCCAGCAGAGTGGTTGGCTGAGAGACCCGATGGCTGTAGAGAGCGCCCGCGATTATACCGTGGTTTTGTTCCG gtCTTTGGCATCTCTGGGATCCTCTGTAGCGTCAGTAACGAGACAGGCCCTGTTTGCTCCCCTTCCGCCTGTAGCCCGACCCTTCCATGTCTGTACCCATGACAGAAGCAATCGCAGAGGAGTTGTAGCAAGCACTCTGCAGGAGCTTATTAGCAAG ACTTTAGATGCCTTGATGATTACTGCTGGGCTGATAACACTGGTTTTGGAGGAAGATGGCACTGTGGTGGATACAGAAGACTTCTTCCAGTCCCTGGAAGAAAACACTTGTCTTATGGTACTAAAGAGAGGACAGAAATGGAAGCCA GGGCCAAACTATGGCATCATAACTGTGCAGCAGCCAAAGAAAATGGGGGTAGCAAATATCACCTTGGATTTGTACAAGCTGAATCCCAAGGACTTTATTGGATGTCTAAATATCAAAGCTACCTTCTATGAAATCTATTCCGTGTCCTATGACATAAAATGCATGCAAGCGAAGACTGTGCTGCG GAAGATACTTAGATTTTTGTCGCACGTTGCACAAATAACTGGACAACTTCTCCTCTACACGGGAACATGTGTGCTACAATTAATGGGGGACTATGAAGAAGATGAACTGCTTGCAGATGAAAAGCACTATGCAAAGTGA